A window of Rhipicephalus microplus isolate Deutch F79 chromosome X, USDA_Rmic, whole genome shotgun sequence genomic DNA:
gccctatcccgttcgccgctaccccctgacccggactgctgcgaaagtctaacctgtgatgccactgccgtcaccatcgccgagatgccatctgagcaacgcaggGACCCTTGGGGgtcttcgattctagacatcctggctgggcacacggcttcccccccttctcgcacattgcgtcggcaagtcgagcacttcgccactcgcgacgacgtgctgtaccgacgcaactacgcacccggtggacgtcagtggctactcgtgattccacgtcatctgcgatccgaaatttgttccacgtttcatgacgacccccaatgtggccacgcaggtttcttgaagacttattctcgcatacgtctccgatattactggcgtggcatgtaccgttttatacgacaatacgttcgggcctgctcgacgtgccagagacgaaaaactcccccttgtcacgccagcggtaccttgctacccttaccatgcccatcccgaccattcgaccgcgtcggcatcgatatctacggtccccttcccaataccgctgacggtaaccgctggatcatagttgccgtcgaccatctcacgcggtatgccgaaacttcaccCCTTCCCTCgcctacagcaaaagacgttgcgactttttttcttcacagcatCGTATTACGTAATGaagcacctcgagagttactgagtgatcgtggtcgcaTGTTCCTTCAGACGTCATcccagcattgctgcgtgagtgcaacgtcgttcaccgcactacaagcgcctatcatccccagaccaatggaatgacagagcgcttcaaccgcacccttggtgacatgctgtctatgtatatctcgtcagaccactccaattgggaccgagtgctcccgtatATCACGTTCGCcaataataccgccattcaaagcactactgggttctctccttttttcctcctttacgggcgcgaaccttcttgcactatggacaccattcttccatacaggcctgactcctcagagtccacgactctgTCTCatgccgctacatacgctgaagagtgccgccaactggcaagatccttcacaacccaagaccaaggacgccaaaagtaCCACCATGACGTATCAGCTAACACTACATCCTACGATCCAGGtgcactcgtctggctgcatgtcccttcggctacacctggcctttctaccaagttggtccccaagtatcacggcccatatcgtctgctacaaaaaacgtcaccggtgaattacctcatcgagccactggaaccatcttctgaccaacgtcgtcgtggccaggaaattgtccacgtctcgagacttaagccctgctacgaccctcccgtgtttacttgtccataggtcgccaggatggctccttatttcgcggggagtaattgtaatgaatctgaataacggacgctctgctggtaatgaagaagacgaggatgatcggtggctgcaggagtagctcgcgcacgccgttcgccattagccagacctgcctgttaaagctcattttgccaagctgcgcctgaacctttctcgacgtatacctctattttaagtggtggaggagccggggttcccatcaacctggaacttcgcaatcggacgctaccctcaccgttcaccatgactgctcctggcccttctcaagctgccttaccaacgacagtctactgtactggcgtgcctcggcaacgcgacccaccaatttttcgcggcaacgacgaacaagacgtcgaggactggctcgtcgagtacgaaatcctaagcgcttccaacaagtggaacgcctgcgaccagctcacaaacgtgcgcttttacctcgatgatgtggccagcctctggttcaagaaccacgaaggcgaaatcaccaactggtccgccttcaagaccaccatcgccgcggtcttcggtcgtcccgccgtgcgccggcttcgcgcggaacagcgtctccgtagtcgaatccagcgcagggacgagacctttacaagttacattgaagatgtcttgtctctttgcaagcgcgtcgatgaatctctaaccaaacgcgacaaaatcaagcacatcatcaaaggagttgacgacgataccttccagatgctcgtcgctaggaatccacagaccatcaccgatgttgtccagctctgtcaggagtacgacgagttgcgtaagcagcgtgtctcgacgcgcagggccgctgaagatacggctgaagttaccgccctcgtgcacgatgtcgctgctgatcacaccgtgttactgccccacatcaaacagttcattcgtgaagaagttgcgcgtcagctttctcttgtggccgaagcatccgcgccagtgacatcgttagacccacgtctacgccaggtcattgagacacaggtcacgcaggcactgcctccatcgccatctgtccctacgccgctgacctacgctgccgtcgttgctagacccccagccccacctgtctctggcgcatacaggggcaccgggtcctcctaccctacgacgctgcctacatacacggcaccccatcccgtttcgccctctgcaccttctgtcgttaacccatggcgcaccttggataatcggcccatatgtttcgcatgcggtttcgtgggacatatagcacgctactgtcgccttcgtaacttccagcctccagaccacgggaattctgcaaattaccaggctgcccagaatccccggcgaccatcttctcctatcaccgactcattgtccccacgacgccctgtcgattctcgccggtcattgccgccccgtcgccgatctgtctccccgatgcttcagcgcacgagccccgctcgagaggaaaactgacagccgcagttccggaggcaagaactgcgtcgtcgtcgaactttctaagacctcctttttgtccgaccaacgaaattgatgtgctagtacaaggtgttgctgtacgttcacttgtcgacacaggcgccgtcgtttctgtaattagtgaaaaactgtgtcgcgatttgagaaaagttacaacgccgcttacgaatcttgctctgcgtacagccacctcccatttcatcgcgccgacagctcagtgcacagcacgcgtttttattcaagatgtttggtacgccgtcaactttgttgttctcccacgttcatcttacgacgtcatactaggatgggatttcctttctacccatcaggccctcgtcgactgcgctcgtgctgaactcacgttgacgaatccatgccttgatatcgaccaccacagtccctccaaagtgtttgccgcagctgacgtccgcatcgcgccgttgtccgccgtcctagtgcctgtgttttcccctgctgccactaactcgacgctcctgttccagccaactatagctagtgtgcaacaccgaaccatcgtcctcccgtttgccgtcatcaacttttccaatggttcggcggtactttatgcgtgcaacgtttctgcatgtccgtacatcctgctacgcggcgagtgtctgggaagcctcgagaccttaatttgtattttcgaagacccgatctatccagacaagccatttttaccgacttgtgctaCTACACCCGCAacggacgctaatgaacctatagatgtattccgcaagtccattgattgtaacctcacccctgggcagcaggaacagctgatcaagctcctacagcgttttcaagCCTCGTTTGACGACAATCaaccttccttaggtcgagcgtcatctgttgttcaccgtatagataccggtcaagagacgccaatacggcagcgtccatatcgtgtgtcgactaccgaacgccgtgccatcaatgaacaggttgacgacatgctgacacgtggcataatcgaaccgtcaagcagtccctgggcctctccagttgtgttggtgaagaagaaggacggatacatcaggttttgcgtggactaccggcgtctcaaccgaatcacgcgcaaggatgtctatccgctgccacgcattgacgatgccttggactgcctacagggagccgaatttttctcttcttcagatctgcgctctggatactggcaggtacccatggcagaggccgatcgtgaaaaaactgctttcatcacgcccgacgggctttacgaattcacagtcatgcccttcggcctctgcaacgcaccagctactttcgagcggatgatggactctatccttcgaggcctcaaatggaacgtttgcctttgttatttagatgacattatcgtcttttcaaccgatttcgcaacccatttaacccgcctcgagaaagtcctcgcgtgtatttctgccgcggggctgcaactgaatctgaagaagtgccatatttcgctgctcgaaagcttacgatccttggccacgtggtttcaaaagacgacattcttcctgaccctgccaaacttacagccgtttcagcgtttcccaaaccgaccaccatgaaaaagctccgaagcttcataggcctttgctcttacttccggcgcttcgtccgcaatttcgcgacgatcatcgctcctttgaccaagctcctcgccggctctagagacctttccgcctggtctgccacctgtgacgattctttcaatgaactgcgccgcttCTTcgcgtcgccgcctattctgcgacactacaacccatcggcacccacagagatccacaccgacgctagtggtgtcgggctaggcgctattcttgcacagaagaaagacggcttccaagagtacgtggttgcctacgcaagccgaactcttagcaaagccgaaaccaactattcagtcactgaaaaggaatatctcgccattatttgggcgatagagaaatttccaccttacgtgtacgggcgcccttttgacgtcgcgACTGAcaaccacgccctctgctggttttcgtcactgaaggatccaagcggtcgcctcgcccgatgggcattacgcctccaagaatataatattcgcgtggtctatcgctccggccggaaacattcggacgcagacgccctatcccgttcgccgctaccccctgacccggactgctgcgaaagtctaacctgtgatgccactgccgtcaccatcgccgagatgccatctgagcaacgcaggGACCCTTGGGGgtcttcgattctagacatcctggctgggcacacggcttcccccccttctcgcacattgcgtcggcaagtcgagcacttcgccactcgcgacgacgtgctgtaccgacgcaactacgcacccggtggacgtcagtggctactcgtgattccacgtcatctgcgatccgaaatttgttccacgtttcatgacgacccccaatgtggccacgcaggtttcttgaagacttattctcgcatacgtctccgatattactggcgtggcatgtaccgttttatacgacaatacgttcgggcctgctcgacgtgccagagacgaaaaactcccccttgtcacgccagcggtaccttgctacccttaccatgcccatcccgaccattcgaccgcgtcggcatcgatatctacggtccccttcccaataccgctgacggtaaccgctggatcatagttgccgtcgaccatctcacgcggtatgccgaaacttcaccCCTTCCCTCgcctacagcaaaagacgttgcgactttttttcttcacagcatCGTATTACGTAATGaagcacctcgagagttactgagtgatcgtggtcgcaTGTTCCTTCAGACGTCATcccagcattgctgcgtgagtgcaacgtcgttcaccgcactacaagcgcctatcatccccagaccaatggaatgacagagcgcttcaaccgcacccttggtgacatgctgtctatgtatatctcgtcagaccactccaattgggaccgagtgctcccgtatATCACGTTCGCcaataataccgccattcaaagcactactgggttctctccttttttcctcctttacgggcgcgaaccttcttgcactatggacaccattcttccatacagacctgactcctcagagtccacgactctgTCTCatgccgctacatacgctgaagagtgccgccaactggcaagatccttcacaacccaagaccaaggacgccaaaagtaCCACCATGACGTATCAGCTAACACTACATCCTACGATCCAGGtgcactcgtctggctgcatgtcccttcggctacacctggcctttctaccaagttggtccccaagtatcacggcccatatcgtgtgctacaaaaaacgtcaccggtgaattacctcatcgagccactggaaccatcttctgaccaacgtcgtcgtggccaggaaattgtccacgtctcgagacttaagccctgctacgaccctcccgtgtttacttgtccataggtcgccaggatggctccttatttcgcggggagtaattgtaatgaatctgaataacggacgctctgctggtaatgaagaagacgaggatgatcggtggctgcaggagtagctcgcgcacgccgttcgccattagccagacctgcctgttaaagctcattttgccaagctgcgtctgaacttttctcgacgtacaacacctctattttataGCCAAGGTTCTCTGTTAAATTCACACATTTGTTACTCAGGAGCATCAACCTATCAATTTAGTATGACTTAATATCCATATTTTATGACAGTATGGCTGGTGAGTGTGACGCGATTAACAAGTCTGCAAAATAATGACACACACGAAGAAAATCATGCACGTACAATGTACGCAGTGTTCTTTCAATGACCCCGTATGCCACGAGTTCGTGTTGTTTACTCCCGAGCTTTTAGGTAGACGAAGCCGTGTGGCTGCTAACATTGTGCCAAACACAATACAACCGTTTTTTTTCCGATGGGGTAAGAGAAACTTATCATCAAGGCCCCATAGGAGAAATATTTACCTAAATCTTCCTTGGGAAACTTGCGAAACTGGAAGTTCTTTTCTCTCTCCCAGCTCTTCACCACGTCTAGCTTCATCTTGTTCAAAGCGGCGCGAAACCTCTGCTTAGCATCCAGCGGGGCACATTCTGAGCGGCGGGTCTTGTACCGATGCCATTCCTGTAAATGTTTGAACGCCAAAATATAGAGACGCAGGCAACTTCAACCTCTATACCACTCTGAAAATCAATGCGCAGATGCTTTTAGCGTAATACTCGTGTATTGATGCGTTAATGAACACCAGCCGCATATACTTCAACAATTATTGGTCAGCCTTATACAGCTGTCGTCAGCCCTTAGTCAATATGCAAGCTATTCCCTTTTGTCATGAGGCATTTAGGACAGTGatagaacaagaaaaagaaagaaaaagacggaAAAAAACACGAACACCTCTCTTAAGTCCTGGTACATGTTTGAAAATCGTATACGAAATTGGCATTTCTATAGTTAAGGACTGAACCAAGCATTTCGTTTGCTGTTTGTATCGCAAGATGTGCACAACAAAGTAATGACGAATCGCAATGAAGGCCAGTACTGCCAATATTTATGCATTCCGTAAGCAAAAAGAATACATTTGCAATGTCATCAACTTCCAAGAAACGCcataatatatttttttctaagaTGTTCAGAGGAGGTACACACAGTCTGGGACAGGTGTCATAACGTTTCAACTTTGATTACTATACTTTATCGAACACGCATGCATTTTGCTGAGACAGAGCACTATACACACAGGACCCCTCAGCAGATTTCGGCACTGCTAACGAACAGGCGCGTTGCGTATGTAATGTGGTGCCGATCGTGTTTGAAAAGTATGGAACGACTGAGCGACGGAAAGACGGTACCACTTTCAAGCAAAAGTCGCGCACGCTTCTTCTTAATGACGCCACTCTTCCAGCGGTACTCTAGGTCCAGACCCAACACGCACCGCTTGCAATGTCATTGACCATTACGTGTCGCTTCGGTGGTCCTTCGTATACGGTGTGTGCAACGCGTCACTAAAAATGCGCTGTCAAGAAACCAGTAGAGAAAGGGAAGAAAAGATTAGAGGTGAGGCTCGTCACGTGACGAAGCAGCGGTAAGagctaaatatatttttttccgaAATGTTCAGCGAAATATGCGAGTCTCATTACATTATAAGGTGAAAATGTTTAATTCTGTAACTCGCACTCAAGAAAACTAAGTGTGGTTCATTGACAGATAGCCTCCCGGCGGCGTAGCGAATTGATCTGTTCGAATTATTTAAACTCCTTCTCTCTATTGTTTCTTCAGGCATAGCAGTCAATACAGGTGGCTCAGCATTCAAGCAATAATCCAAGCACACACTGCACTGAATGCTTACGAGGTGAGTTTCGTACCATAAAGACACTGACGTCTTCATCAGGTGTGGCCGATGCGCCATTTCCGTGTTTCCATAATATCTTGAAGACTCCTTCCTTCCGATCAACCCACTGCAGTCGCTCGCCGAACGTACCAcgctccaggtggtcgaaaaggaAGCCGCAAAGCTTGCCTGTGAAGCGCTTTGGCATCTGCAAGGAACCAGCAAAATGTCAGATAGATCACGCGAACCTGAATATCAACACTtttcttcttttaggggcgaaacttcttatagcggc
This region includes:
- the LOC119177125 gene encoding uncharacterized protein LOC119177125 isoform X2, which translates into the protein MPKRFTGKLCGFLFDHLERGTFGERLQWVDRKEGVFKILWKHGNGASATPDEDVSVFMEWHRYKTRRSECAPLDAKQRFRAALNKMKLDVVKSWEREKNFQFRKFPKEDLEIVVCLVPSADRIPVQERGPACSRLGNPVCRLHV